A stretch of the Polynucleobacter tropicus genome encodes the following:
- a CDS encoding putative 2OG-Fe(II) oxygenase, producing the protein MSGLNPLNEVVPFQTKFYWASLGDLSHLIPIVRKLRDSDQSDVVISNRGGWQSPPYNRGKVAELDPLYDIVYDYVCKAYAEFGINKQPKDGGYWVNINKKYDYNISHNHPTAFFAAVVYLKSPVNSGTFVMERPDPLDDFMRIDQRNPNNFCTWSVPTDENKLIIFPAWIRHYVEQNLTEEEDDERISIAFNFG; encoded by the coding sequence ATGTCCGGATTAAATCCATTAAATGAAGTAGTGCCTTTCCAAACTAAATTCTATTGGGCATCATTAGGTGATCTATCTCACCTTATACCGATAGTCAGAAAGTTACGCGATTCTGATCAATCCGATGTAGTGATAAGTAATCGGGGTGGTTGGCAAAGTCCGCCATATAACAGGGGTAAAGTAGCAGAGCTCGATCCTTTATATGACATAGTCTACGACTATGTTTGCAAGGCTTATGCTGAGTTTGGCATAAATAAACAACCTAAAGATGGCGGCTACTGGGTCAATATCAACAAGAAATACGATTACAACATAAGCCACAACCATCCAACTGCCTTTTTTGCTGCTGTAGTTTATTTAAAGTCGCCGGTTAACTCTGGAACCTTTGTTATGGAGCGACCAGATCCTTTGGATGACTTTATGCGAATAGACCAAAGAAATCCAAATAATTTCTGTACTTGGAGCGTTCCAACCGATGAAAACAAGCTCATCATTTTTCCCGCTTGGATTCGTCACTATGTCGAGCAAAATCTGACGGAAGAGGAAGACGATGAGCGCATTTCAATCGCCTTCAACTTTGGCTGA
- a CDS encoding MAPEG family protein: MLIVTSIIASILTLIFVRLSFAVIGLRRKNKVGLGSGGHEDLERAIRAQGNFAEYVPFGIILIACLELNGAPWWLVALPGMTLIIGRLIHAKGINVPPPDFSKRILGMKFTFNTLITLVVLNLGWVFYKFFG; encoded by the coding sequence ATGCTAATAGTTACATCAATTATTGCTTCTATTCTCACCCTCATTTTTGTGAGACTCTCGTTTGCTGTGATTGGTCTTAGAAGGAAAAATAAGGTTGGCCTTGGAAGTGGTGGCCATGAAGATCTGGAGCGAGCAATTCGTGCCCAGGGCAATTTTGCTGAGTATGTTCCTTTCGGAATTATTTTGATTGCCTGTTTAGAGCTAAATGGCGCCCCTTGGTGGTTGGTCGCGCTCCCTGGCATGACTCTCATCATCGGTCGTTTGATTCACGCCAAGGGCATTAATGTGCCGCCACCAGATTTCAGTAAGCGAATTCTTGGAATGAAATTTACTTTCAATACGCTAATTACACTGGTTGTATTGAACTTGGGGTGGGTGTTCTATAAATTTTTTGGATAA
- a CDS encoding DUF2461 domain-containing protein has translation MTEFSGFSPKSFKFFEELTNNQNRVWFAEHRSEYERYVREPMRLFTETLSEKLASSDVPLWGDPKRSLFRINRDARFSKAKHPYNMHASGLFTRTGDKHSPGVLYFRLDPLGSRCAAGYLQPESHILKRLRQGILDNPKAWLSIERSLKRKGFVLDYSHTLARIPRGFNDVPQEVEQAIKLKGWIIRKQLSRKIICSKELINEVTNFAKDMLPLLSFGWHALNKYSN, from the coding sequence ATGACAGAGTTTTCTGGCTTCAGCCCAAAATCTTTTAAGTTTTTTGAAGAGTTAACCAATAACCAAAATCGAGTTTGGTTTGCCGAGCATCGCTCTGAATATGAGCGCTATGTTCGTGAGCCAATGAGGCTTTTCACGGAGACCTTATCTGAAAAGCTTGCCAGTAGTGATGTCCCTTTATGGGGTGACCCGAAAAGATCTCTATTCAGAATTAATCGGGACGCACGTTTTTCAAAGGCAAAACACCCTTACAACATGCATGCTAGCGGCTTATTTACAAGAACCGGCGATAAGCATTCGCCCGGGGTTTTATATTTTCGGCTGGACCCCTTGGGCAGTCGTTGTGCCGCAGGATATTTACAACCAGAGAGCCATATTCTAAAAAGACTTCGGCAAGGAATTTTGGATAATCCAAAGGCCTGGCTTTCTATTGAGCGATCCCTAAAGCGAAAAGGTTTTGTACTTGATTATTCGCATACGCTAGCAAGGATCCCGCGGGGCTTTAATGACGTTCCACAAGAGGTCGAGCAGGCAATTAAATTGAAGGGCTGGATTATTAGAAAGCAGTTATCCAGAAAAATAATATGCTCAAAAGAGCTAATCAATGAGGTTACCAATTTCGCCAAAGACATGCTTCCATTGCTAAGTTTTGGTTGGCATGCTCTGAACAAGTATTCTAATTAA